The DNA segment GTGGCGGTAGCACTTGCGGCTCTGGCGCCTTGGCGAGCTGGGTCTGGCGCTCGAGGCTGTCGAGGAAGCTGTCGCGCGCCTCGCCCAATGCCATGGTCAAGCCCGCGCCCAGGCGCCAGGCCGGCAGTTGGCCAATGACCGGCAGCTCACAGCTCTGGTGATACTTCTGCTGGCAATAGAGCTTGATCGAGTCCTGGTTCAGCCAGAACAACAACAGCGTGGTGACGACGATGGCGTACAGCGCCTTGGCCGCGCTCAGCTGCACCTGGGACAACGACGTGGCATTAGAAGCTGGCATAAATGAACCCCGGCACACCCGACTGCGAAGCGAAGATCACCAGCGACACGAACAACGCCAGCGGGATCGGATAGAGCTGCCAGGGCAACCGCTGGCTCGCGGCGAAACCCTGGCGTAGCAAGCTCAGCCACTGGGGATAACTGGCCACCAACAGCACGCTGGCCAGAATCAGCAGGCCGCTGGACGAATTCAGCCCCGCGACACTGACCTGGGCAATATCGCCGAGCATTTCCAGGGCGCTGTCCAGGGTTGGGCTGCGGAAGAAAATCCAGGCGAAGGCGACGTAATGGAAGGTCAATAGGCGAGCCAGCAGCCCTGCCCCAGGCAGTCGGGCAAAGCCAGGCAACAACTGGTCGAACAGCTTATAGATCGCCAGACCGACGCCATGCAGCGCGCCCCAGATAATGAAGTTCAGGCTCGCGCCGTGCCACAGGCCGGACACCAGCATGGCCAGCAACATGTTCAGGTTGCCCCGCCACACCCCCTGCCGGTTGCCGCCCAGCGGGATGTACACGTAATCGCGGATGAAGCGCGACAGGCTGATGTGCCAACGCGCCCAGAATTCCTTGAGGTTATGTGCCGCGTAGGGGGCGTTGAAGTTGTCCGGCAAGCGCACTCCCAATAGCAGGGCGATACCGGTGACCAGGTTGGTGTAGCCGCTGAAGTTGAAATAGATCAGGAAGCTGTAGCCATACACGCTCAGCAGCACCTGCTCGGGGCTGGCGCTGCCGGGGGTGTCGAATACCGGATCGACCCACTCGCTGCCCAGCCAGGCGCTGAAGAAGAATAACTTCACCACCGCCAGGGCGATCAGCCCCAGCGCACGCTGTGGCTCGAGTACCTGGCGCATGGCCTGTGGGCGAATCTGCGGCAGCATGTGCGCTGCACGATTGACCGGCCCCGCCACCAGGCTGGGGAAGAACGCCAGGTACAGCGCCAGATCCAGCACGGGCACAGGCGCAAGCTCACGGCGATTGATCGACACCAGGTAGCTGACCGAGTGGAAGGCATAGAACGACAGCCCGATCGGCACCAGCAACTCCAGAATCGGCAGCGAAACCGTCAGCCCCAGCGCTGCCAGCGCGCTCTGCGCACCCGCGACGAAGAACTCCTGGTACTTGAATAGATAGAAGCAGCCCAGCACCAGGGCCAGTAACAAGACCGGGTTGAACCAGCGCCCGGGATAGCGCGCTGTCAATTGCCCGAGCAGGTACACCAGTGCGCTGTAGCCGAGCAGGATGTACAGCGATTGCAGGCTGAAACTGGCCACCAAGGCATAACTGGCGGTCAGCAGCAGCGCATTCTGCAAACGCACGCTCCAGCACAGGCTCCAATAGAGCAGGAAGAACAGCGTGAAGCACAAGCCGAATTCGATCGAAAGGAAGCTCACAACGTAGTCCGTTACGTGACGTGGAGGGAGGGGCGGCGGCTGCCATGCAAGCCCCGGCGCAGAGCGCGCGGGATTATGGCAGAGGGGTCTGAACGCCACAATCGGACAGACTCTGAAATTGCAATACGAATATTCGCAGGCAAATGAAACAAAATGCGACGAACGATAGGCCTCGGCAATTTGCTCCCCCTGCCCCGCTCTGCTAGTGTCGCGCCGTTCTGAATGCCACCGAGACAGTCGCCATGGCCCGCAAAAAAACCTCCATCGATTTCGAACAATCCCTCGCCGATCTGCAAGCGCTGGTCGAGCGCCTGGAGAACGGTGAATTGTCGCTGGAAGAGTCGCTGGCCGCCTTCGAGCAAGGCATCGCCCTGACCCGTGACTGCCAGGGCGCCCTGGCCCAGGCCGAGCAAAAAGTGCAAATCCTGCTCGAGCGCGACGGCGAGCTGGCCGCTCAGCCGTTCGACGCGGAGCCGCAAGAATGATCAATAGCTACCAGGCCACCTGCCAGGCACGCGTCGATGCCGCTCTCGAACAGCTGTTCCAGGCGCCGTCGGCAGAGCTGCAGCGGCTCTATGAAGCCATGCGCTACAGCGTGATGAATGGCGGCAAGCGCGTGCGCCCGCTGCTCGCCTATGCCGCCTGCGAAGCCTTTGGCGCGCCGGCCGAAGACGCCAATGGCGCGGCCTGTGCGGTCGAACTGATCCACGCTTACTCGCTGGTCCACGATGACCTGCCGGCGATGGACGATGACGACCTGCGCCGTGGTCAGCCGACCACCCATAAAAAATTCGACGAAGCCTGCGCGATCCTCGCTGGCGACGGCCTGCAGAGCCTGGCCTTCGACGCCCTGCTCGACCCGCGCCTGAGCAGCCAAACCGCTGCCACCCGCCTGGACATGGTGCAAACCCTGGCCAAGGCCGCCGGCCCTGCCGGCATGGTCGGCGGGCAGGCCATCGACCTCGGCTCGGTGGGTTTGAAGCTCGACCAGCAAGCCCTGGAGTACATGCACCGGCACAAGACCGGCGCCCTGATCGAAGCCAGCGTGCGCCTCGGCGCCCTGGCCAGCGCGCGCGCCGAACAGGCCCAACTGGATGCCTTGCAGGTGTATGCCCAGGCCATCGGCCTGGCCTTCCAGGTGCAGGACGATATCCTCGACGTCGAGAGTGACACCGCCACCTTGGGCAAACGCCAGGGCGCTGACATAGCCCGTGACAAACCGACCTATCCAGCCTTGCTTGGCCTGGATGCGGCCAAGGCCTACGCGATCGAGCTGCGCGACCAGGCGCTGGCTGCATTGCAGGGCTTTGGTGATAACGCCGAGCCGCTGCGCGCGCTGGCCCGCTATATCGTCGAGCGGCGCCACTAAACTAAGCAGATCTCGCCACGCCGCCGGTATTGCTTCAGCAAGCTTGGACCGCCCCCCCTGTGAATGGGCAGCTTCCTACACAATGGGGTAAACTGCCGCGTCTTCAAACCTATAACGACTCGCCTGATGCCCACGACGTTTCAAGAGATCCCCCGCGAACGCCCGGTCACCCCGTTGCTGGACCGCGCCGATACGCCCGCCGGCCTGCGCCGGCTGGCTGAAGCCGACCTGGAGAACCTGGCCGACGAATTGCGCCAGGAGTTGCTCTATACCGTTGGTCAGACTGGCGGGCACTTCGGCGCCGGCCTGGGCGTGATCGAATTGACGGTTGCCCTGCACTACGTCTTCGACACCCCGGACGATCGTCTGGTGTGGGACGTCGGTCACCAGGCCTACCCGCACAAGATCCTCACCGGCCGCCGCCAGCGCATGCTCAGCCTGCGCCAGAAGGATGGCATCGCCGCCTTCCCGCGCCGCGTCGAAAGTGAGTACGACACCTTCGGCGTCGGCCACTCCAGCACCTCGATCAGTGCCGCGCTGGGCATGGCGATTGCCGCCCGCCTGCAAAACAGCCCGCGTAAATCGATCGCGGTGATCGGTGACGGCGCGCTGACTGCGGGCATGGCCTTCGAGGCGTTGAACCACGCCCAGGAAGTCAACGCCGACATGCTGGTGATCCTCAACGACAACGACATGTCGATCTCGCGCAACGTCGGCGGGTTGTCCAACTACCTGGCCAAGATCCTCTCCAGCCGCACCTACGCAAGCATGCGCGAGGGCAGCAAGAAGGTCCTCTCGCGTTTGCCTGGAGCCTGGGAAATCGCCCGGCGCACTGAAGAATACGCCAAGGGCATGCTGGTTCCCGGCACCCTGTTCGAAGAGCTGGGCTGGAACTACATCGGCCCGATCGACGGCCACGACCTGCCGACCCTGATCGCCACCCTGCGCAACATGCGTGACCTCAAGGGCCCGCAGTTCCTGCATGTGGTGACCAAAAAGGGCAAGGGCTTCGCCCCCGCCGAAGTCGACCCGATCGGCTACCACGCCATTACCAAGCTCGAACCTGCCGACAAACCGGTCGCGCCGAAACAAGCCAGCGGCCCTAAATACTCCGCCGTGTTCGGCCAATGGCTGTGCGACATGGCCGCCGCCGACAATCGCCTGGTGGGCATTACCCCGGCGATGAAGGAAGGCTCGGACCTGGTGGCGTTCAGCGAGCGCTTCCCCGAGCGCTACTTCGACGTGGCCATTGCCGAGCAGCACGCTGTGACCCTGGCTGCGGGCATGGCCTGCGAAGGCGCCAAGCCGGTGGTGGCGATCTACTCGACCTTCCTGCAGCGTGCCTACGACCAGCTGATTCACGACGTGGCGGTGCAGAACCTCGATGTGCTGTTCGCCATCGACCGCGCCGGCCTGGTCGGTGAAGACGGCCCGACCCATGCTGGCAGCTACGACTTGTCGTACCTGCGGTGCATCCCCGGCATGCTGGTGATGACCCCGAGCGATGAGAACGAGCTGCGCAAGATGCTCAGCACCGGCCACCTGTACAACGGCCCGGCTGCGGTACGCTATCCGCGTGGCACTGGCCCGAATGCGCCGATCAGTGGCGATCTTGAGCCGCTGGAAATTGGTAAAGGCGTGGTCCGTCGCCAGGGCGAGAAAGTCGCCCTGCTGGTGTTCGGCGTGCAATTGGCCGAGGCCCTACACGTGGCTGAGCAGATCAACGCGACCGTGGTCGACATGCGCTTCGTCAAACCACTGGATGAGGCCTTGATACGCGAGCTGGCGGCCAACCACGAACTGCTGGTGACCATCGAAGAGAACGCCATCATGGGCGGCGCGGGCGCTGCGGTGGGCGAGTTCCTCGCTCGCGAGGCGCTGCTCAAGCCGCTGCTGCACCTGGGGCTGCCGGACATCTATGTCGAACACGCCAAGCCTGCACAGATGCTGGCCGAATGCGGGCTGGATGCGGCGGGGATCGAAGCATCGGTGCGCGCGCGGATGGCCAAGCTCAGCCTCTGATTTTTTGCGGCTCAATCGCGGGGCAAGCCCGCTCCCACGCAGGCGTGCACATAGCGCCCATCTGCGTGGGAGCGGGCTTGCCCCGCGATAGCGATGGAACTGCCAGTGAAAATCCCAACCCTCACCACCCTGCTCTGCTTGCCGACCACCCTGCTGGCCGCCGAACCGGCCCGCGACGACGCCCTGAAACTCCCCGACGTGCTGATCAGCGCCAGCCGCCAGGTTGAATCGCGCACCACCACCAGCGCTGCCAACAGCGTATTCACCCGCAGCGACATCGACCGCCTGCAACCGAGCAGCGTCAGCGACCTACTGACCCGCGTGCCCGGCGTCCAGGTCGCCCCCACCGGCGGTCGCGGCAGCCTACCGGGGATCTTCATCCGCGGCACCAAGGCCGCCCAGAGCCTGGTGCTGGTCGACGGCGTACGTATCGCCAACGCCACCTCTGGCGACAGCGGCCTGCAGTTTCTCGACGTCGACCAGATCGAGCGCATCGAAGTGCTGCGCGGTTCGCGCTCGGCGGTCTATGGCAGCGACGCCATTGGCGGGGTTATCCAGATCTTCACCCGCCGCAGCAGCGGCCCTGGCCTGCAACCGCGCCTGCGCCTGGCGGCCGGCAGCAACCAAACCTGGCAGCGCAGCCTGGGCCTGTCTGGCGGTGACGGCGCTACCCGTTTCAGTCTGGGCGCCAGCCTGGACGAAACCGCTGGCATCGACTCGACCGGCCCGTCCTTTGCCAGCGACGGTGACCATGACGCCTATCGCAACCAATCATTCAACCTAAGCCTGAGCCACTCCTTCAACGAGCGCTTCGAAGCCGGCTTGAACCTGCTCGACAGCCGTGGTCGCAGTGAATACGACAACCCTTACGGGCGCTTCGACCCGGTCACCTTCGAGAGTTTCGGCCAGAAGCCTTACACTGACTTCAGTGTCAGCAGCGTAGGCAGCTACTTCGACGCGCAGGTGAACGACGTCTGGCACTCGCGCCTGGAACTGGGCCACAGCGAGAACCGCGACGACAAGCGCGACAAACTCAGCGCTGAGCGCTTCGTCTACAACACCTACCGTGACCAGGTCACCTGGCAGAACGACCTGAGCCTGGGTGAACGCCACAGCCTGTTGCTGGGTGGCGATTGGTATCAGGACCGCGCTCAGGGCACGACCGAGTTCATCGAGGGCAGTCGCTGGAACCGTGCGGTATTTGTGCAGCATCGTTATGCCGGCGAAGGGTTCTCTAGCGAACTTGGCCTGCGCCACGACCGCAACCAGCAGTTCGGCCGCGAAACCACATTGAGTGCAAGCCTGACCCTGCCGGTAACCGAGCGCAACGACCTGCTGCTGTCCTACAGCGAGGGCTTTCGCGCACCAACGCTGAATGATCTCTACGATCCTCAGTACGGCAATCCTGAGCTCAAGCCCGAGCATTCCAAGAGTTACGAGCTGCAATGGCGCAGCCAATTGACCAGCAGCAGCCGCCTGGAAGCCTCGCTGTACCGCACCGACCTGCGTGACGCGATCATCTTCCCCGACATGCAGACCAAGCCCTACAACGTGGCCAGCGCGCGCATCGACGGGGTGGAGCTGACCCTGCATCAGCAGTGGCAAGCCTGGCAGGCCCAATTGGGCCTGGCGGTGATCGATCCGCGTGATCGCGACAGCGGGCACACCCTGGCCCGCCGCGCCCGTCGCACCCTGAGCCTGGATGTCGATCGGCAGTTCGAACGGTTCAGTGTCGGTGGCAGTTGGCAGGCGGTCAGCAGCAGCTACAACGAGGAGAAGAACCTCAATCGGCTCGCAGGCTATGGCTTGCTTGGCCTGCGTGGCAGTTGGACGGCCAGCCAGCAGATCAGGGTCGACCTGAAGTTGGATAACCTGCTGGACAAAGGCTACAGCCGTGCGCTGTACAGCTATGACAACAGCAACTACGGCTATCGCGAAGAAGGCCGCACCTGGCTGCTGAGCCTTACCTGGACGCCGGCACTCTAGCGTCGAGCACTGCGCAGAGCTTGGCGGTCGCTTCGATCATCTGCCCGCTGGGCCGCTCCAGGCCCTTGTCTGGCACCACCAGCAGCTGCTGATTGGCCGTGGCCCGCAGTTGCGGCCAGGCCTTCCACGGCGTCAGCTGCGCGTTGTCAGCGGCCAGGATCACTTCTGGATCACGCGCCAGCACCGACTCTACGCTGACCAGCGGCGCCGGCTGCGTCAGGTCGGCAAAGACATTGCGCGCGCCACAGACAGTCAGCGCATCGCTGACGATCTGCTGGCCACCCAAGGTATACAGCGGTTTGTCCCACACCTGATAGAACACCGCCAGCGGCCGATCACGTTGGTAGCGCTCGCGCAGCGCTTGCAGGCGGGCACGCAGTTGCGCGGTATAGTGCCGAGCCTGCTCAGCGCGACCCACCCGCACACCGATGGTCTCGATCTGCTCGATCAGTTGGTCGAGGTTTTTCGCTTCATCACTGAAGGTAGCGATGCCCAGGCGGCGCAGCTGATCGCGCTGGGCCGGGGCAACACTGCCAGGCCAGAGCAGCAGCAAGTCGGGCTTGAGGCTGAGCAGGCGTTCCATGTCCAGCTGGCCGTGACGCCCCACCGAAGGCAACGCAGCCAACCCTGCGGGCCGTTCGCCGCCGTCGAGCATCCCCACCAGCAGGTCATCGGCGTGCAGCTCGAGCATGATTTCCGTCATCGACGGCGCCAGGCTGATTACCCGTGGCCCAGCCGCTGCGTGAGCACCACCAACCAGTAGCAACAGCAGGCAAAGAAAGACGCGCATCAGCCCAGCTGACGCGGAATGCGATAGAGGTACAGCAGCACCAAGGTGGACAGCGCCAGAAGGATTTGCGCTACCGCTTCCAGCCCGACCAAGACTGACAACGCGGCGACCCAGGCGGGGATGCAGGCGAACAGCATGGCCATGCGCCGCACCCGCGCCAGCTCGATCCAGGCGGCCGGCTCTTCAGGGGTGCCGAGCACCTTGGAGGTGGCAATCAACGCCCGCTTGTAGGCACCGAAACGTGGCAGGCTGAGGAACATGGTCGCGGCTCCCGCGATGAACAGTGGCATGGCCAGCACCGGGATCAGTCCGTCGCCACCACCGAAGGCCCAGGCCATCACTGGCAGCGGCAACAGCCCGACTGCCAGGTATTGCCACCAGGCCAGCGCCAGGCGCCGCTTCACCTCGCTGCGGGTCACGCCTGAGGCACCTCGCCTTGGTGCTCGGTGCCCATCATATGGCCAAGCTTGCCAGCCTTGGTCGCCAGGTACAGGCGGTTGTGCGGGTTGTGGCCGGTATGCAGCGGCACGCGCTCGGCGACGTTGATGCCCATGCTGGTCAGCGCCTTGACCTTGCGCGGGTTGTTGGTCATCAAGCGCAGCGCCTTGACGCCCAGGTGCTCGAGCATCGGCAGGCACATGGCATAGTCGCGCTGGTCAGCGGCGAAGCCCAGGCGCTCGTTGGCCTCGACGGTATCGGCGCCGCCATCTTGCAGCTCATAGGCGCGGATCTTGTTCAACAGGCCAATGCCACGACCTTCCTGGCGCAGGTACAGCAGCACGCCACGGCCTTCACGGGCGATGGCTTGCAGGGCGGCTTCGAGTTGCGAGCCGCAGTCGCAACGCTGGCTGAACAAGGCATCACCGGTCAGGCACTCGGAATGCAGGCGCCCGAGCACCGGCTCGCCGTCAGCGATATCACCCAGGCTGAGCACCACGTGCTCACGGCCAGTGGCTTCGTCGAGAAAGCCATGCATGGTGAAGGTCGCGAAGGGAGTCGGGAGTTTCGAGGCGGCAACAAAGACGACGGGCACGTTGTGCTCCTGATAAGTAACTTGGAATTTCACGTGAGCCGATTGTATCAGCAGGCTGGCGCATATGCGCAGGCTGAATACCGTGGCTTAAGATCGAAAAGTTCGATGCTTATTGAACATTGCAGGGTGCCAGCACTGGCCTCTTCGCGGGCAAGCCCGCTCCCACAGGGGGCCAAGTCGCTCAGAGACTTTTATTGTGTCAGTCATGACTCACCGCTGGCTTGAGATCTGCGCGGTAGCTGTGGGAGCGGGCTTGCCCGCGAAGAAGCCAACTCAATGTGGCTGACTGTGCGCAGTAAAAGGATACGGCTGCTGCCATAGGGGCCAAGTCGGTCAGAGCATTTGTATTGAGTCAGTCATGACTCAGCGCAAGCCTCAGATCTGCGCGGTAGCTGTGGGAGCGGGCTTGCCCGCGAAGAAGCCAACTTAATGGGGCTGACTGTCCGCAGTAAATGGATACGGCTGCTGCCACTTTTCGTAGATCGCTTTCAGCTCGCCGCTACGCACCAATTGCTCCATGCGCCGGTCAAACAAGTCTTTCAAGGATTTACCCTGTTCGTTCTTGGCAAATGCCAGATACAGCGGCAACTCAGCGATATGGGTACGCCGGAAGCGCTCAGGCTGCGCCGCCTGGCCCAGCACGTAGTCGACTTCAGTCAGCGCATCGATGTAGAAATCCACTCGCTCGTGCTCGAGCATCGGCAGGATCCCTTCACGCCGCTGGATCTCGCGGAATTGATGAACATTGGGCAGGTAACTGCCGTAGTCATAGCCGCGCACCCAGGCCAACCGGTACTGGCCAATGTTCTCAGGGGTAGGTTCCGGCTTGCTGGCAAGGCCCAAGGCATAGATATGGTCCATGTCGAAATGCCAACGCGGATAGAGGTTGTCGTCGTTCTCTTCCTTGTAGGAGCCGACCCAGGCATCCGCTTCGCCACGTTTGACCAAGCCCACCGCGCGGCTGTAAGGCGCACTCTGGATCAGCACTTTGACCCCGGCCGGCTCGAACACTTTGCGCAGTACGTCCCAGGCCACCCCGGTGCCGTCGGCATTGGTGTAGTCGAGCCATTCTTCACTGACCAGGTGGATCTGCGCAGGGTGCTGCCCCTGCACGTTAGCGGCACACACGCTGCCGCTGAGCAGCAGCAACATCGCCAGCAACGCCGTCCTTATGCCCATCCACCCGCTCCTAAGTATCAGGCCACCGCCCACACCAGAACTTGCATGCCCAGCCAGGCAAAGACCCCGGCGAGGATATCGTCGAGCATGATCCCGACTCCGCCATGCACATGCCGGTCGATCCAGCGGATCGGCCACGGCTTGAGGATGTCGAAGAAGCGGAACATCAGGAACCCTGCGAGCAGCCACTGCCAGCCTTCCGGCACCAGCCACAGGGTGATCCAC comes from the Pseudomonas urmiensis genome and includes:
- a CDS encoding MBOAT family O-acyltransferase; protein product: MSFLSIEFGLCFTLFFLLYWSLCWSVRLQNALLLTASYALVASFSLQSLYILLGYSALVYLLGQLTARYPGRWFNPVLLLALVLGCFYLFKYQEFFVAGAQSALAALGLTVSLPILELLVPIGLSFYAFHSVSYLVSINRRELAPVPVLDLALYLAFFPSLVAGPVNRAAHMLPQIRPQAMRQVLEPQRALGLIALAVVKLFFFSAWLGSEWVDPVFDTPGSASPEQVLLSVYGYSFLIYFNFSGYTNLVTGIALLLGVRLPDNFNAPYAAHNLKEFWARWHISLSRFIRDYVYIPLGGNRQGVWRGNLNMLLAMLVSGLWHGASLNFIIWGALHGVGLAIYKLFDQLLPGFARLPGAGLLARLLTFHYVAFAWIFFRSPTLDSALEMLGDIAQVSVAGLNSSSGLLILASVLLVASYPQWLSLLRQGFAASQRLPWQLYPIPLALFVSLVIFASQSGVPGFIYASF
- a CDS encoding exodeoxyribonuclease VII small subunit; this translates as MARKKTSIDFEQSLADLQALVERLENGELSLEESLAAFEQGIALTRDCQGALAQAEQKVQILLERDGELAAQPFDAEPQE
- the ispA gene encoding (2E,6E)-farnesyl diphosphate synthase, whose translation is MINSYQATCQARVDAALEQLFQAPSAELQRLYEAMRYSVMNGGKRVRPLLAYAACEAFGAPAEDANGAACAVELIHAYSLVHDDLPAMDDDDLRRGQPTTHKKFDEACAILAGDGLQSLAFDALLDPRLSSQTAATRLDMVQTLAKAAGPAGMVGGQAIDLGSVGLKLDQQALEYMHRHKTGALIEASVRLGALASARAEQAQLDALQVYAQAIGLAFQVQDDILDVESDTATLGKRQGADIARDKPTYPALLGLDAAKAYAIELRDQALAALQGFGDNAEPLRALARYIVERRH
- the dxs gene encoding 1-deoxy-D-xylulose-5-phosphate synthase, whose product is MPTTFQEIPRERPVTPLLDRADTPAGLRRLAEADLENLADELRQELLYTVGQTGGHFGAGLGVIELTVALHYVFDTPDDRLVWDVGHQAYPHKILTGRRQRMLSLRQKDGIAAFPRRVESEYDTFGVGHSSTSISAALGMAIAARLQNSPRKSIAVIGDGALTAGMAFEALNHAQEVNADMLVILNDNDMSISRNVGGLSNYLAKILSSRTYASMREGSKKVLSRLPGAWEIARRTEEYAKGMLVPGTLFEELGWNYIGPIDGHDLPTLIATLRNMRDLKGPQFLHVVTKKGKGFAPAEVDPIGYHAITKLEPADKPVAPKQASGPKYSAVFGQWLCDMAAADNRLVGITPAMKEGSDLVAFSERFPERYFDVAIAEQHAVTLAAGMACEGAKPVVAIYSTFLQRAYDQLIHDVAVQNLDVLFAIDRAGLVGEDGPTHAGSYDLSYLRCIPGMLVMTPSDENELRKMLSTGHLYNGPAAVRYPRGTGPNAPISGDLEPLEIGKGVVRRQGEKVALLVFGVQLAEALHVAEQINATVVDMRFVKPLDEALIRELAANHELLVTIEENAIMGGAGAAVGEFLAREALLKPLLHLGLPDIYVEHAKPAQMLAECGLDAAGIEASVRARMAKLSL
- a CDS encoding TonB-dependent receptor domain-containing protein, which codes for MELPVKIPTLTTLLCLPTTLLAAEPARDDALKLPDVLISASRQVESRTTTSAANSVFTRSDIDRLQPSSVSDLLTRVPGVQVAPTGGRGSLPGIFIRGTKAAQSLVLVDGVRIANATSGDSGLQFLDVDQIERIEVLRGSRSAVYGSDAIGGVIQIFTRRSSGPGLQPRLRLAAGSNQTWQRSLGLSGGDGATRFSLGASLDETAGIDSTGPSFASDGDHDAYRNQSFNLSLSHSFNERFEAGLNLLDSRGRSEYDNPYGRFDPVTFESFGQKPYTDFSVSSVGSYFDAQVNDVWHSRLELGHSENRDDKRDKLSAERFVYNTYRDQVTWQNDLSLGERHSLLLGGDWYQDRAQGTTEFIEGSRWNRAVFVQHRYAGEGFSSELGLRHDRNQQFGRETTLSASLTLPVTERNDLLLSYSEGFRAPTLNDLYDPQYGNPELKPEHSKSYELQWRSQLTSSSRLEASLYRTDLRDAIIFPDMQTKPYNVASARIDGVELTLHQQWQAWQAQLGLAVIDPRDRDSGHTLARRARRTLSLDVDRQFERFSVGGSWQAVSSSYNEEKNLNRLAGYGLLGLRGSWTASQQIRVDLKLDNLLDKGYSRALYSYDNSNYGYREEGRTWLLSLTWTPAL
- a CDS encoding cobalamin-binding protein — its product is MRVFLCLLLLLVGGAHAAAGPRVISLAPSMTEIMLELHADDLLVGMLDGGERPAGLAALPSVGRHGQLDMERLLSLKPDLLLLWPGSVAPAQRDQLRRLGIATFSDEAKNLDQLIEQIETIGVRVGRAEQARHYTAQLRARLQALRERYQRDRPLAVFYQVWDKPLYTLGGQQIVSDALTVCGARNVFADLTQPAPLVSVESVLARDPEVILAADNAQLTPWKAWPQLRATANQQLLVVPDKGLERPSGQMIEATAKLCAVLDARVPASR
- a CDS encoding MFS transporter → MTRSEVKRRLALAWWQYLAVGLLPLPVMAWAFGGGDGLIPVLAMPLFIAGAATMFLSLPRFGAYKRALIATSKVLGTPEEPAAWIELARVRRMAMLFACIPAWVAALSVLVGLEAVAQILLALSTLVLLYLYRIPRQLG
- the ribA gene encoding GTP cyclohydrolase II; its protein translation is MPVVFVAASKLPTPFATFTMHGFLDEATGREHVVLSLGDIADGEPVLGRLHSECLTGDALFSQRCDCGSQLEAALQAIAREGRGVLLYLRQEGRGIGLLNKIRAYELQDGGADTVEANERLGFAADQRDYAMCLPMLEHLGVKALRLMTNNPRKVKALTSMGINVAERVPLHTGHNPHNRLYLATKAGKLGHMMGTEHQGEVPQA
- a CDS encoding substrate-binding periplasmic protein yields the protein MGIRTALLAMLLLLSGSVCAANVQGQHPAQIHLVSEEWLDYTNADGTGVAWDVLRKVFEPAGVKVLIQSAPYSRAVGLVKRGEADAWVGSYKEENDDNLYPRWHFDMDHIYALGLASKPEPTPENIGQYRLAWVRGYDYGSYLPNVHQFREIQRREGILPMLEHERVDFYIDALTEVDYVLGQAAQPERFRRTHIAELPLYLAFAKNEQGKSLKDLFDRRMEQLVRSGELKAIYEKWQQPYPFTADSQPH